Proteins co-encoded in one Brassica rapa cultivar Chiifu-401-42 chromosome A02, CAAS_Brap_v3.01, whole genome shotgun sequence genomic window:
- the LOC103850938 gene encoding DEAD-box ATP-dependent RNA helicase 46 isoform X2 — protein sequence MAATATASTIRYAPEDPNLPKPWKGLVDSRTGYLYFWNPETNVTQYERPPGLAPPKPSPAPVSSSVQAQQQPSSGYSSGKQEDKYDRDNDGAKNDSGSRFSEASRSGPVNSSNAANGPGNASSGGSSAVVPPPSAAAVEKMSPEAYCRRHEITVTGGQVPPPLMSFEATGFPPELLRELYGAGFSAPSPIQAQSWPVAMQNRDIVAVAKTGSGKTLGYLIPGFMHLQRVRNDSRMGPTILVLSPTRELATQIQAEALKFGKSSRISCACLYGGAPKGPQLKEIERGVDIVIATPGRLNDILEMKRISLHQVSYLVLDEADRMLDMGFEPQIRKIVNEVPTKRQTLMYTATWPKEVRKIASDLLSSPAQVNIGNVDELVANKSITQTIEVIPPMEKQRRLEQILRSQEPGSKIIIFCSTKRMCDTLARNLTRTFGANAIHGDKSQQERDDVLNQFRSGRTPVLVATDVAARGLDVKDIRVVVNYDFPNGVEDYVHRIGRTGRAGATGLAYTFFGDQDAKHASDLIKILEGASQKVPQEVRELATRGGGMNKFRRWGTPSGGGGGGYGDSGYGGRGGGRGDSGYGGRGDSGYGGRGGSGYGGRGDSGYGGRGDSGYGGRGGSGYGGRGGGDSRDSGRGSGWGRERSRSPERFSRAAAGPSTSSPPRSFHEAMMMRQK from the exons ATGGCTGCTACAGCTACTGCTTCGACGATTCGTTACGCGCCTGAGGATCCTAACCTCCCTAAGCCGTGGAAAGGTCTTGTGGATAGCAGAACCGGGTACTTGTACTTTTGGAATCCGGAGACTAACGTTACTCAGTACGAGAGACCACCTGGCTTAGCTCCTCCCAAACCTTCTCCTGCTCCTGTAAGCTCTTCGGTTCAGGCTCAGCAACAACCTTCTTCTGGGTACAGTTCTGGAAAGCAAGAGGATAAGTATGACAGGGACAACGATGGGGCTAAGAATGACTCTGGATCAAGGTTTAGTGAG GCAAGCAGAAGTGGACCTGTGAATTCAAGTAACGCTGCCAATGGACCAGGGAATGCTTCGTCTGGTGGATCGTCTGCCGTAGTGCCTCCTCCTTCGGCTGCAGCGGTTGAAAAAATGTCTCCAGAGGCTTATTGCCGCCGCCATGAAATTACTGTCACT GGAGGCCAAGTACCGCCACCTTTGATGTCTTTTGAAGCAACTGGTTTCCCTCCAGAGCTTCTGCGGGAG ttataCGGTGCAGGGTTCTCTGCTCCAAGTCCAATCCAAGCTCAGTCATGGCCAGTTGCGATGCAGAACAGAGACATTGTAGCCGTTGCTAAAACAGGCTCTGGAAAAACTCTCGGTTACTTGATCCCAGGCTTCATGCATCTCCAGCGTGTCCGCAATGATTCAAGAATGGGCCCAACGATCTTGGTACTGTCACCTACTAGAGAGCTAGCCACACAGATCCAAGCTGAAGCTTTGAAGTTTGGGAAGTCATCAAGAATCTCCTGTGCC TGTTTGTATGGTGGAGCACCAAAGGGTCCTCAGCTAAAGGAAATAGAGAGAGGTGTCGATATCGTCATTGCAACTCCAGGGAGATTGAATGATATCCTTGAGATGAAGAGGATCAGTCTACACCAAGTGTCTTACCTTGTCCTGGACGAGGCTGATAGAATGCTGGACATGGGGTTCGAGCCTCAGATCAGGAAGATTGTGAACGAGGTTCCCACTAAGCGTCAGACACTCATGTACACAGCCACGTGGCCTAAAGAGGTCAGGAAAATCGCGTCTGATCTGCTCTCTAGCCCTGCTCAGGTCAACATCGGTAACGTCGATGAGCTCGTAGCCAACAAGTCTATTACTCAG ACTATTGAAGTGATACCACCGATGGAGAAACAAAGAAGGTTGGAGCAGATACTGCGGTCTCAGGAGCCAGGCTCCAAGATTATCATCTTCTGTTCGACCAAGAGGATGTGTGATACACTCGCGAGGAACTTGACGCGCACGTTTGGAGCTAACGCCATACATGGAGACAAGTCTCAGCAAGAGAGAGATGATGTGCTGAATCAGTTTAGGAGCGGGAGGACTCCTGTTCTCGTTGCAACCGATGTAGCTGCTCGTGGACTTGATGTTAAAGACATCAGGGTGGTGGTGAACTATGATTTCCCAAATGGAGTTGAGGACTATGTTCATAGGATCGGAAGAACGGGAAGAGCTGGAGCAACGGGGTTAGCTTACACTTTCTTCGGGGATCAAGATGCAAAACATGCTTCTGATCTGATCAAGATCTTGGAAGGAGCAAGTCAGAAAGTCCCTCAGGAGGTCCGTGAGTTGGCTACTCGCGGTGGTGGTATGAACAAGTTCCGTCGCTGGGGTACACCTTCTGGTGGTGGCGGTGGCGGCTATGGTGATTCTGGTTATGGTGGTCGTGGTGGTGGCCGTGGTGACTCTGGTTATGGTGGTCGTGGTGATTCTGGTTATGGAGGTCGAGGTGGTTCTGGTTATGGTGGTCGAGGTGATTCCGGTTATGGTGGTCGAGGTGATTCTGGTTATGGTGGGCGTGGTGGTTCCGGTTATGGTGGACGTGGTGGTGGTGATTCACGTGACAG TGGTCGTGGCTCAGGATGGGGAAGAGAGAGAAGCCGTAGTCCAGAGAGATTCAGCAGAGCTGCTGCTGGACCGTCGACTTCCTCACCGCCTCGCAGTTTTCACGAGGCTATGATGATGAGACAGAAGTAA
- the LOC103850938 gene encoding DEAD-box ATP-dependent RNA helicase 46 isoform X1 translates to MAATATASTIRYAPEDPNLPKPWKGLVDSRTGYLYFWNPETNVTQYERPPGLAPPKPSPAPVSSSVQAQQQPSSGYSSGKQEDKYDRDNDGAKNDSGSRFSEASRSGPVNSSNAANGPGNASSGGSSAVVPPPSAAAVEKMSPEAYCRRHEITVTGGQVPPPLMSFEATGFPPELLRELYGAGFSAPSPIQAQSWPVAMQNRDIVAVAKTGSGKTLGYLIPGFMHLQRVRNDSRMGPTILVLSPTRELATQIQAEALKFGKSSRISCACLYGGAPKGPQLKEIERGVDIVIATPGRLNDILEMKRISLHQVSYLVLDEADRMLDMGFEPQIRKIVNEVPTKRQTLMYTATWPKEVRKIASDLLSSPAQVNIGNVDELVANKSITQTIEVIPPMEKQRRLEQILRSQEPGSKIIIFCSTKRMCDTLARNLTRTFGANAIHGDKSQQERDDVLNQFRSGRTPVLVATDVAARGLDVKDIRVVVNYDFPNGVEDYVHRIGRTGRAGATGLAYTFFGDQDAKHASDLIKILEGASQKVPQEVRELATRGGGMNKFRRWGTPSGGGGGGYGDSGYGGRGGGRGDSGYGGRGDSGYGGRGGSGYGGRGDSGYGGRGDSGYGGRGGSGYGGRGGGDSRDSSGRGSGWGRERSRSPERFSRAAAGPSTSSPPRSFHEAMMMRQK, encoded by the exons ATGGCTGCTACAGCTACTGCTTCGACGATTCGTTACGCGCCTGAGGATCCTAACCTCCCTAAGCCGTGGAAAGGTCTTGTGGATAGCAGAACCGGGTACTTGTACTTTTGGAATCCGGAGACTAACGTTACTCAGTACGAGAGACCACCTGGCTTAGCTCCTCCCAAACCTTCTCCTGCTCCTGTAAGCTCTTCGGTTCAGGCTCAGCAACAACCTTCTTCTGGGTACAGTTCTGGAAAGCAAGAGGATAAGTATGACAGGGACAACGATGGGGCTAAGAATGACTCTGGATCAAGGTTTAGTGAG GCAAGCAGAAGTGGACCTGTGAATTCAAGTAACGCTGCCAATGGACCAGGGAATGCTTCGTCTGGTGGATCGTCTGCCGTAGTGCCTCCTCCTTCGGCTGCAGCGGTTGAAAAAATGTCTCCAGAGGCTTATTGCCGCCGCCATGAAATTACTGTCACT GGAGGCCAAGTACCGCCACCTTTGATGTCTTTTGAAGCAACTGGTTTCCCTCCAGAGCTTCTGCGGGAG ttataCGGTGCAGGGTTCTCTGCTCCAAGTCCAATCCAAGCTCAGTCATGGCCAGTTGCGATGCAGAACAGAGACATTGTAGCCGTTGCTAAAACAGGCTCTGGAAAAACTCTCGGTTACTTGATCCCAGGCTTCATGCATCTCCAGCGTGTCCGCAATGATTCAAGAATGGGCCCAACGATCTTGGTACTGTCACCTACTAGAGAGCTAGCCACACAGATCCAAGCTGAAGCTTTGAAGTTTGGGAAGTCATCAAGAATCTCCTGTGCC TGTTTGTATGGTGGAGCACCAAAGGGTCCTCAGCTAAAGGAAATAGAGAGAGGTGTCGATATCGTCATTGCAACTCCAGGGAGATTGAATGATATCCTTGAGATGAAGAGGATCAGTCTACACCAAGTGTCTTACCTTGTCCTGGACGAGGCTGATAGAATGCTGGACATGGGGTTCGAGCCTCAGATCAGGAAGATTGTGAACGAGGTTCCCACTAAGCGTCAGACACTCATGTACACAGCCACGTGGCCTAAAGAGGTCAGGAAAATCGCGTCTGATCTGCTCTCTAGCCCTGCTCAGGTCAACATCGGTAACGTCGATGAGCTCGTAGCCAACAAGTCTATTACTCAG ACTATTGAAGTGATACCACCGATGGAGAAACAAAGAAGGTTGGAGCAGATACTGCGGTCTCAGGAGCCAGGCTCCAAGATTATCATCTTCTGTTCGACCAAGAGGATGTGTGATACACTCGCGAGGAACTTGACGCGCACGTTTGGAGCTAACGCCATACATGGAGACAAGTCTCAGCAAGAGAGAGATGATGTGCTGAATCAGTTTAGGAGCGGGAGGACTCCTGTTCTCGTTGCAACCGATGTAGCTGCTCGTGGACTTGATGTTAAAGACATCAGGGTGGTGGTGAACTATGATTTCCCAAATGGAGTTGAGGACTATGTTCATAGGATCGGAAGAACGGGAAGAGCTGGAGCAACGGGGTTAGCTTACACTTTCTTCGGGGATCAAGATGCAAAACATGCTTCTGATCTGATCAAGATCTTGGAAGGAGCAAGTCAGAAAGTCCCTCAGGAGGTCCGTGAGTTGGCTACTCGCGGTGGTGGTATGAACAAGTTCCGTCGCTGGGGTACACCTTCTGGTGGTGGCGGTGGCGGCTATGGTGATTCTGGTTATGGTGGTCGTGGTGGTGGCCGTGGTGACTCTGGTTATGGTGGTCGTGGTGATTCTGGTTATGGAGGTCGAGGTGGTTCTGGTTATGGTGGTCGAGGTGATTCCGGTTATGGTGGTCGAGGTGATTCTGGTTATGGTGGGCGTGGTGGTTCCGGTTATGGTGGACGTGGTGGTGGTGATTCACGTGACAG CAGTGGTCGTGGCTCAGGATGGGGAAGAGAGAGAAGCCGTAGTCCAGAGAGATTCAGCAGAGCTGCTGCTGGACCGTCGACTTCCTCACCGCCTCGCAGTTTTCACGAGGCTATGATGATGAGACAGAAGTAA
- the LOC103850939 gene encoding DNA (cytosine-5)-methyltransferase DRM2 isoform X2, with protein sequence MVQNDDSAEWNTDDDLYFEIDNFQSSPKSSSPVVTSSDHMFATLVDMGFSDDVIDRAIQENGPNAETSAIIDTISKYSMNCEPSSSKSKTIDHFLAMGFDEEKIIKAIHKHGEENMEEIANALLSSEADTLPIMKEEDNMDWSDSDDEMKYADLLSSDNEKDQDSFDSCNPLSSLVKMGFSELEASLAIERCGDSVSIADLADFICAAHIAREFDEFYIDPEEQKPRQNIKKRRKEPRPSANNQPLHLPNPMIGFGVPNEAVFITHRSLPALARAPPYFYYENVACAPTGVWETISSHLYDVLPEFVDSKFICAAARKRGYVHNLPISNRYQIQPAPKLTIQEALPHTRKWWPAWDTRTKLNCILTVHASAQTTKRIRLELEAHTGEPSEATKRYVIEQCRRWNLVWVGKNKVAPLDADEIESLLGFPKYHTRGGGISNTDRLKSLGNSFQVDTVAYHLSVLTPLFPDGINVLSLFTGIGGGEVALHRLKIPMKTVISLEISEVNRNILRDFWEQTNQRGVLIEFEDVQDLARDKIIELMKRFGGFDLVIGGSPCNNLAGGNRVSRSGLEGEQSSLFFEFCRILEVVRETTMEMRRS encoded by the exons ATG GTTCAAAACGACGACTCTGCTGAGTGGAATACAGATGACGATTTGTATTTTGAGATTGATAACTTTCAGTCTTCTCCAAAGTCATCATCTCCTGTAGTCACTTCTTCAGACCACATGTTTGCTACGCTTGTTGACATGGGATTTTCAGATGACGTGATCGATAGAGCAATTCAGGAAAATG GACCAAATGCTGAAACTTCCGCCATTATTGACACTATATCCAAGTACTCG ATGAACTGTGAACCTAGCTCTTCTAAGTCTAAGACTATCGATCACTTCCTTGCCATGGGATTTGATGAGGAAAAAATTATCAAAGCCATACATAAACATG GAGAAGAAAACATGGAAGAGATAGCAAATGCACTCCTCTCTTCTGAA GCAGATACATTGCCTATAatgaaagaagaagataacATGGACTGGTCAGATAGTGATGATGAGATGAAATACGCTGATTTGTTGAGCTCAGACAACGAG AAAGATCAAGACTCCTTTGATAGCTGCAATCCATTGAGTTCTTTGGTGAAAATGGGTTTCTCCGAGCTAGAAGCTTCTCTAGCTATAGAGAGATGTG GAGACAGTGTGAGCATTGCAGACCTCGCGGACTTCATTTGTGCCGCTCATATAGCTAGAGAATTTGATGAGTTTTACATTGACCCTGAAGAACAAAAG CCTAGACAGAACATCAAGAAAAGGAGGAAGGAGCCTAGGCCATCCGCTAATAACCAGCCGCTTCACCTACCAAACCCAATGATAGGATTTGGTGTTCCAAATGAGGCGGTGTTCATCACACATAGATCTCTCCCAGCACTAGCTCGTGCCCCACCGTATTTCTACTATGAAAACGTTGCTTGTGCACCTACAGGCGTTTGGGAGACGATCTCAAGTCATTTGTATGACGTTCTACCAGAGTTTGTGGACTCCAAGTTCATATGCGCGGCAGCGAGGAAGAGAGGCTATGTGCACAACCTCCCCATCAGCAACAGATACCAGATTCAACCTGCTCCAAAACTAACGATTCAAGAGGCGCTTCCGCACACTAGGAAATGGTGGCCAGCATGGGACACAAGGACCAAACTGAACTGCATACTTACCGTTCATGCTAGTGCTCAGACAACAAAGAGGATCCGCTTAGAACTTGAAGCTCATACTGGCGAACCATCTGAGGCGACAAAAAGGTATGTCATTGAGCAGTGTAGGAGGTGGAACCTTGTATGGGTGGGGAAAAACAAAGTGGCGCCACTCGATGCAGATGAAATAGAGTCTCTTCTTGGGTTTCCAAAATATCATACTCGAGGTGGTGGCATTAGTAATACCGATCGTTTGAAGTCACTTGGCAATTCTTTTCAG GTGGACACAGTGGCATATCATTTGTCTGTCCTAACACCCTTGTTTCCTGATGGTATTAATGTTCTCTCACTGTTCACTGGTATTGGTGGTGGAGAAGTGGCACTTCACCGTCTCAAAATCCCGATGAAAACAGTCATCTCTCTGGAGATTTCAGAAGTAAACAGAAACATCTTGAGGGACTTTTGGGAGCAAACTAACCAAAGAGGAGTGTTGATAGAGTTTGAAGACGTGCAAGACCTAGCTAGAGACAAAATCATTGAGTTGATGAAGCGGTTTGGTGGGTTTGATCTTGTGATTGGAGGTAGTCCGTGCAACAACCTCGCCGGTGGTAACAGAGTAAGCAGGAGTGGTCTTGAAGGTGAACAGTCTTCGTTGTTCTTTGAGTTTTGTCGGATTCTGGAGGTTGTTCGTGAGACGACAATGGAGATGAGAAGATCTTGA
- the LOC103850941 gene encoding DNA (cytosine-5)-methyltransferase DRM2, translating to MAKDSADWNAVDDLDFEILNFHSSPSNADDDMDFEIVNFHSSPSSPSPVVTNDEPLRLPIPMLGLGVPNEQLFVTQRSLPELARGPPYFYYENVVLAPWETISRHLYDVAPEFVDSSFICAAARERGYVHNLPISNRYLIQPPPKHTIQEVLPLTKNWWPTWDTRTKLNCIFTVNASSQLTNRIRSALEASRGEPPEEIKRYVIEQCKKWNLIWVGQNKAVPLEVNEIETLMGFPIYHTRGGGGISRAERLKSLSNSFQVDTLAYHLSVLKPLFPDGINVLSLFTGIGGGEMALHRLQIPMKTVVSVEFSQANKYILRDFWERTNQKGVLIEFEDVQDLTKDIIVELMKQFGGFDIVIGGSPCNNLAGGNRVTPNGLEGEQSLMFYEYCRVLNVVRQTAKEMRRS from the exons ATG GCAAAAGATTCTGCTGATTGGAACGCTGTCGATGATTTGGATTTTGAGATCCTTAACTTTCACTCATCTCCATCTAATGCCGATGATGATATGGATTTTGAGATCGTTAACTTTCACTCATCACCGTCGTCCCCATCTCCGGTAGTCACCAATGATGAGCCGCTTCGCCTACCAATACCAATGCTTGGATTAGGGGTTCCAAATGAGCAGCTGTTCGTCACACAAAGATCACTACCAGAACTAGCAAGAGGCCCACCATATTTCTACTATGAGAATGTTGTTCTTGCACCTTGGGAGACAATCTCAAGGCATTTGTATGACGTTGCACCAGAATTTGTGGACTCAAGTTTCATATGTGCTGCAGCAAGGGAGAGAGGTTATGTACACAATCTCCCCATCAGCAACAGATATCTGATTCAACCTCCTCCGAAACACACAATTCAAGAGGTGTTGCCGCTGACCAAGAATTGGTGGCCAACATGGGATACAAGAACCAAACTGAACTGCATATTTACTGTTAATGCTAGTTCTCAGTTAACAAACAGGATCCGCTCTGCCCTTGAGGCTTCTAGGGGAGAACCGCCTGAGGAGATAAAAAGGTATGTCATTGAGCAGTGCAAAAAATGGAATCTTATATGGGTGGGACAAAACAAAGCTGTGCCATTGGAAGTAAATGAAATTGAGACTCTTATGGGGTTTCCAATATACCATACACGAGGTGGTGGTGGCATTAGTAGGGCCGAGCGTTTAAAGTCACTCAGTAATTCTTTTCAG GTGGACACATTGGCATATCATTTGTCTGTCCTTAAACCCTTGTTTCCTGATGGTATTAATGTCCTCTCCCTGTTCACTGGTATTGGTGGTGGAGAAATGGCGCTTCATCGTCTCCAAATTCCGATGAAAACAGTTGTTTCTGTGGAGTTCTCACAAGCAAACAAATACATCTTAAGAGACTTTTGGGAGCGAACTAACCAGAAAGGAGTGTTGATAGAGTTTGAAGATGTGCAAGACCTAACTAAAGATATAATCGTAGAGTTGATGAAGCAGTTTGGTGGGTTTGATATCGTGATTGGAGGTAGCCCTTGCAACAACCTCGCTGGTGGTAACAGAGTAACCCCGAATGGTCTTGAAGGTGAACAGTCTTTGATGTTCTATGAGTAttgcagggttctgaacgtggtTCGCCAGACAGCAAAGGAGATGAGAAGATCTTGA
- the LOC103850939 gene encoding DNA (cytosine-5)-methyltransferase DRM2 isoform X1 has product MVHYDYFHFVQNDDSAEWNTDDDLYFEIDNFQSSPKSSSPVVTSSDHMFATLVDMGFSDDVIDRAIQENGPNAETSAIIDTISKYSMNCEPSSSKSKTIDHFLAMGFDEEKIIKAIHKHGEENMEEIANALLSSEADTLPIMKEEDNMDWSDSDDEMKYADLLSSDNEKDQDSFDSCNPLSSLVKMGFSELEASLAIERCGDSVSIADLADFICAAHIAREFDEFYIDPEEQKPRQNIKKRRKEPRPSANNQPLHLPNPMIGFGVPNEAVFITHRSLPALARAPPYFYYENVACAPTGVWETISSHLYDVLPEFVDSKFICAAARKRGYVHNLPISNRYQIQPAPKLTIQEALPHTRKWWPAWDTRTKLNCILTVHASAQTTKRIRLELEAHTGEPSEATKRYVIEQCRRWNLVWVGKNKVAPLDADEIESLLGFPKYHTRGGGISNTDRLKSLGNSFQVDTVAYHLSVLTPLFPDGINVLSLFTGIGGGEVALHRLKIPMKTVISLEISEVNRNILRDFWEQTNQRGVLIEFEDVQDLARDKIIELMKRFGGFDLVIGGSPCNNLAGGNRVSRSGLEGEQSSLFFEFCRILEVVRETTMEMRRS; this is encoded by the exons ATGGTACACTACGATTATTTCCATTTT GTTCAAAACGACGACTCTGCTGAGTGGAATACAGATGACGATTTGTATTTTGAGATTGATAACTTTCAGTCTTCTCCAAAGTCATCATCTCCTGTAGTCACTTCTTCAGACCACATGTTTGCTACGCTTGTTGACATGGGATTTTCAGATGACGTGATCGATAGAGCAATTCAGGAAAATG GACCAAATGCTGAAACTTCCGCCATTATTGACACTATATCCAAGTACTCG ATGAACTGTGAACCTAGCTCTTCTAAGTCTAAGACTATCGATCACTTCCTTGCCATGGGATTTGATGAGGAAAAAATTATCAAAGCCATACATAAACATG GAGAAGAAAACATGGAAGAGATAGCAAATGCACTCCTCTCTTCTGAA GCAGATACATTGCCTATAatgaaagaagaagataacATGGACTGGTCAGATAGTGATGATGAGATGAAATACGCTGATTTGTTGAGCTCAGACAACGAG AAAGATCAAGACTCCTTTGATAGCTGCAATCCATTGAGTTCTTTGGTGAAAATGGGTTTCTCCGAGCTAGAAGCTTCTCTAGCTATAGAGAGATGTG GAGACAGTGTGAGCATTGCAGACCTCGCGGACTTCATTTGTGCCGCTCATATAGCTAGAGAATTTGATGAGTTTTACATTGACCCTGAAGAACAAAAG CCTAGACAGAACATCAAGAAAAGGAGGAAGGAGCCTAGGCCATCCGCTAATAACCAGCCGCTTCACCTACCAAACCCAATGATAGGATTTGGTGTTCCAAATGAGGCGGTGTTCATCACACATAGATCTCTCCCAGCACTAGCTCGTGCCCCACCGTATTTCTACTATGAAAACGTTGCTTGTGCACCTACAGGCGTTTGGGAGACGATCTCAAGTCATTTGTATGACGTTCTACCAGAGTTTGTGGACTCCAAGTTCATATGCGCGGCAGCGAGGAAGAGAGGCTATGTGCACAACCTCCCCATCAGCAACAGATACCAGATTCAACCTGCTCCAAAACTAACGATTCAAGAGGCGCTTCCGCACACTAGGAAATGGTGGCCAGCATGGGACACAAGGACCAAACTGAACTGCATACTTACCGTTCATGCTAGTGCTCAGACAACAAAGAGGATCCGCTTAGAACTTGAAGCTCATACTGGCGAACCATCTGAGGCGACAAAAAGGTATGTCATTGAGCAGTGTAGGAGGTGGAACCTTGTATGGGTGGGGAAAAACAAAGTGGCGCCACTCGATGCAGATGAAATAGAGTCTCTTCTTGGGTTTCCAAAATATCATACTCGAGGTGGTGGCATTAGTAATACCGATCGTTTGAAGTCACTTGGCAATTCTTTTCAG GTGGACACAGTGGCATATCATTTGTCTGTCCTAACACCCTTGTTTCCTGATGGTATTAATGTTCTCTCACTGTTCACTGGTATTGGTGGTGGAGAAGTGGCACTTCACCGTCTCAAAATCCCGATGAAAACAGTCATCTCTCTGGAGATTTCAGAAGTAAACAGAAACATCTTGAGGGACTTTTGGGAGCAAACTAACCAAAGAGGAGTGTTGATAGAGTTTGAAGACGTGCAAGACCTAGCTAGAGACAAAATCATTGAGTTGATGAAGCGGTTTGGTGGGTTTGATCTTGTGATTGGAGGTAGTCCGTGCAACAACCTCGCCGGTGGTAACAGAGTAAGCAGGAGTGGTCTTGAAGGTGAACAGTCTTCGTTGTTCTTTGAGTTTTGTCGGATTCTGGAGGTTGTTCGTGAGACGACAATGGAGATGAGAAGATCTTGA
- the LOC103850937 gene encoding high affinity nitrate transporter 2.7, with product MEPSQRNTETPSFHYATVPVDSSGRATVFRPFSLSSPHSRAFHLAWLSLFSCFFSTFSIPPLIPVISSDIRLSASAVSAAGTASFAGSIFSRLAMGPLCDLIGPRTSSAILSFLTAPAILSTAFVSSPTSFVLVRFFVGFSLANFVANQYWMSSMFSGNVVGLANGVSAGWANVGAGLSQLLMPILYTTIAEFLPRDVSWRVSFVFPAVFQVVTAVLVLIYGQDTPDGKRKAYKDRTQLEEDERSSFVRILLDGLGDYRAWILALLYGYSFGVELTTDNMIAGYFYERFGMNLEAAGTIAASFAISNVASRPAGGMVSDLLGKRFGMRGRLWGLWIVQSVAGLLCLLLGRVNSLWGSIAVMWVFSIFVQAASGLIFGVVPFVSTRSLGVVAGMTGSGGTVGAVVTQVLLFSGDNVRKQRSISLMGLMTFVASLSVTLIYFPRWGGIFCGPSSSSECDDCSQRLLGDEEEDDDKVVISGRLRPVC from the exons ATGGAGCCATCTCAACGTAACACCGAAACGCCGTCGTTTCACTATGCCACAGTCCCTGTTGATTCCAGCGGGCGAGCCACCGTGTTCCGACCGTTCTCTCTCTCCTCCCCCCACTCACGCGCCTTTCACCTAGCGTGGCTCTCACTCTTCTCATGCTTCTTCTCCACCTTCTCCATCCCTCCTCTAATCCCCGTCATCTCCTCCGACATCCGCCTCTCCGCGTCCGCCGTATCCGCCGCCGGAACCGCCTCCTTCGCCGGCTCCATCTTCTCCCGCCTCGCCATGGGCCCGCTCTGCGATCTCATCGGCCCGCGCACCTCCTCCGCGATCCTCTCTTTCCTCACCGCTCCAGCCATCCTCTCCACCGCCTTCGTCTCCTCTCCCACTTCCTTCGTCCTCGTCCGCTTCTTCGTCGGCTTCTCGCTCGCTAACTTCGTCGCTAATCAGTACTGGATGTCCTCCATGTTCTCCGGCAACGTCGTCGGTCTCGCTAACGGCGTCTCCGCCGGTTGGGCTAACGTCGGCGCTGGTCTCTCTCAGCTCCTTATGCCTATTCTCTACACGACCATCGCTGAGTTCCTCCCACGCGATGTCTCTTGGCGCGTGTCTTTCGTGTTCCCCGCCGTTTTCCAGGTGGTAACCGCCGTACTAGTTCTCATCTACGGACAAGACACTCCCGACGGTAAGAGAAAAGCCTACAAAGACAGAACTCAGTTAGAAGAAGATGAACGTTCAAGTTTTGTCCGAATCCTTCTCGACGGACTCGGAGACTACAGAGCGTGGATTCTAGCTTTGCTGTACGGTTACTCGTTCGGCGTCGAGCTCACGACGGACAACATGATCGCCGGATACTTCTACGAGCGTTTCGGCATGAATCTTGAGGCGGCGGGGACGATCGCGGCGAGTTTCGCGATATCGAACGTCGCGTCGCGGCCGGCGGGAGGGATGGTTTCGGACTTGCTGGGGAAAAGGTTCGGGATGAGAGGGAGGCTGTGGGGGCTGTGGATAGTGCAGTCGGTGGCTGGGTTGTTGTGTTTGTTACTCGGACGAGTCAACTCGCTCTGGGGATCAATCGCCGTTATGTGGGTGTTCTCTATATTCGTCCAAGCTGCTTCTGGTCTCATCTTTGGTGTCGTCCCCTTCGTCTCCACAAG ATCGCTAGGAGTGGTGGCGGGAATGACGGGAAGTGGTGGAACTGTAGGAGCGGTGGTGACACAGGTTTTGTTGTTTTCCGGCGATAATGTTAGAAAGCAAAGAAGCATTTCACTTATGGGGTTAATGACTTTTGTCGCGTCTCTTTCTGTCACGCTTATTTACTTTCCACGATGGGGTGGAATCTTTTGTGGTCCTTCTTCGTCTTCCGAATGCGATGATTGTTCCCAGCGGCTACTTGGAGACGAGGAAGAGGACGACGATAAGGTGGTGATTAGTGGTAGACTACGTCCCGTTTGTTGA
- the LOC108870880 gene encoding uncharacterized protein LOC108870880, producing MCPLRFVIVFFSVVLAGYFTWKTVDSSPELDSPVEPKEKDDKQGLGFKRKMYNGFWMFVDMASGRYLWRNLKAI from the coding sequence ATGTGTCCGTTGAGGTTCGTAATAGTGTTCTTCTCAGTAGTACTCGCTGGATATTTCACTTGGAAGACGGTGGATTCTTCTCCAGAGCTTGACTCACCAGTGGAACCCAAGGAGAAAGATGATAAACAAGGACTCGGTTTCAAGAGGAAGATGTATAATGGATTCTGGATGTTTGTTGATATGGCTAGCGGAAGGTACCTTTGGAGAAATCTCAAGGCGATATGA